In Actinomadura citrea, a single window of DNA contains:
- a CDS encoding SDR family oxidoreductase: MIVVMGATGNVGRPLVRTLAEAGEQVTAVSRTDPGDLPAGVAHRSADLAEPETLRPVLDGADALFLLVAGHLLGSPEDLDPRAVLDVVKSAGVERVVLMSSQGAGTRPAAHGHSHLRAFEDAVRESGVGWTILRPGGFDSNAFAWAEPIRAHRAAAAPFADVALPFVHPSDIAEVAAAVLRESGHEDRVYELTGPAPVSPRERARTIGDALGEPVAFAEQTREEARAQMTAFMPAPVVDGTLDILGRPTEDERRVRPDVEKVLGRPARSFAQWAEENLGAFR, from the coding sequence ATGATCGTTGTCATGGGCGCCACGGGGAACGTCGGGCGGCCGCTCGTGCGGACACTGGCCGAGGCGGGCGAGCAGGTGACGGCGGTGTCGCGCACCGACCCCGGCGACCTGCCCGCAGGCGTCGCCCACCGTTCGGCCGACCTCGCCGAGCCGGAGACGCTCCGGCCCGTCCTGGACGGGGCGGACGCGCTCTTCCTGCTCGTCGCCGGGCACCTGCTCGGCTCGCCCGAGGACCTGGACCCGCGCGCCGTCCTGGACGTGGTGAAGTCCGCCGGCGTGGAGCGGGTCGTGCTGATGTCCTCGCAGGGCGCCGGCACGCGCCCGGCGGCGCACGGCCACAGCCACCTCAGGGCGTTCGAGGACGCCGTCCGGGAGTCGGGGGTCGGCTGGACGATCCTGCGTCCGGGCGGCTTCGACAGCAACGCGTTCGCGTGGGCGGAGCCGATCCGCGCCCACCGCGCGGCCGCCGCGCCGTTCGCCGACGTCGCGCTGCCGTTCGTCCATCCGTCCGACATCGCCGAGGTCGCGGCCGCGGTCCTGCGGGAGAGCGGGCACGAGGACCGCGTCTACGAACTCACCGGGCCCGCCCCGGTGTCGCCGCGGGAACGGGCGCGGACGATCGGCGACGCGCTGGGCGAGCCGGTGGCGTTCGCCGAGCAGACCCGGGAGGAGGCCCGGGCACAGATGACGGCGTTCATGCCCGCGCCGGTGGTCGACGGCACCCTCGACATCCTCGGCCGGCCGACCGAGGACGAACGCCGCGTCAGGCCCGACGTGGAGAAGGTGCTCGGACGCCCGGCCCGGTCCTTCGCGCAGTGGGCCGAGGAGAATCTCGGGGCGTTCCGCTGA
- a CDS encoding winged helix-turn-helix transcriptional regulator translates to MMDATTEEALDAELACPIAPVVDIVFSRWTTPILWTLHEYGRQRFVELQRRIATITPKVLTQRLRQMERDGLVIRTYHPEVPPRVEYEISELGRSLAPLFAALAEWSAENLEKVGRARSAYDEGQG, encoded by the coding sequence ATGATGGACGCCACGACCGAGGAGGCGCTCGACGCCGAGCTGGCCTGCCCGATCGCCCCGGTGGTCGACATCGTGTTCAGCCGCTGGACGACCCCGATCCTCTGGACGCTGCACGAGTACGGGCGGCAGCGGTTCGTGGAGCTGCAGCGCCGCATCGCCACGATCACGCCGAAGGTGCTGACCCAGCGCCTGCGCCAGATGGAGCGCGACGGGCTCGTGATCCGCACGTACCATCCGGAGGTGCCGCCGCGCGTCGAGTACGAGATCAGCGAGCTGGGCCGCAGCCTCGCGCCGCTGTTCGCGGCGCTCGCGGAGTGGTCCGCCGAGAACCTGGAGAAGGTCGGGCGGGCGCGGAGCGCCTACGACGAGGGCCAGGGCTGA
- the dxr gene encoding 1-deoxy-D-xylulose-5-phosphate reductoisomerase has translation MSPSSPDGAARELVVLGSTGSIGTQALDVIRRNPGRFRVTGLAAGGGRVDLLAEQALEFRPEVVAVARASAAQELQLAFYAEAKRRGYASGDYSIPKIVAGPDAVAEVAAWPCEVVLNGVTGALGLASTLAALDAGRTLALANKESLIVGGPLVKERARPGQIVPVDSEHSALAQCLRGGRAEEVRRLVLTASGGPFRGRGRDELADVTPEQALNHPTWDMGPVITINSATLVNKGLEVIEAHLLFDVPMDRIEVMVHPQSVIHSMVEFTDGSTLAQASPPDMRLPIALGIDWPDRVPDAAPGVDWTRAHTWELFPLDDEAFPAVALARRAGELGGTVPAVYNAANEECVDAFRAERLPFLGIVDTVARVMEEHGSGTTGGLTLDDVLAADTWARTRARELTATA, from the coding sequence ATGTCTCCTTCGAGCCCCGACGGGGCCGCCCGCGAGCTGGTCGTCCTCGGCTCCACCGGTTCCATCGGCACCCAGGCCCTGGACGTGATCCGCCGCAACCCCGGCCGGTTCCGGGTGACCGGGCTGGCGGCCGGCGGCGGGCGCGTGGACCTGCTGGCCGAGCAGGCGCTGGAGTTCCGTCCCGAGGTCGTCGCGGTGGCCAGGGCGTCCGCCGCGCAGGAGCTCCAGCTCGCCTTCTACGCCGAGGCCAAGCGGCGCGGCTACGCCTCCGGGGATTACTCCATCCCCAAGATCGTGGCAGGCCCGGACGCGGTCGCCGAGGTCGCCGCCTGGCCGTGCGAGGTGGTGCTGAACGGGGTGACCGGCGCCCTCGGCCTCGCCTCGACGCTGGCCGCGCTGGACGCGGGGCGCACCCTCGCCCTCGCCAACAAGGAGTCGCTCATCGTCGGCGGCCCCCTCGTCAAGGAGCGGGCGCGCCCGGGGCAGATCGTCCCCGTCGACTCCGAGCACTCCGCGCTCGCCCAGTGCCTGCGCGGCGGGCGGGCCGAGGAGGTGCGGCGGCTCGTGCTCACGGCGAGCGGCGGGCCCTTCCGGGGGCGCGGCCGCGACGAACTGGCGGACGTCACCCCCGAGCAGGCGCTGAACCATCCGACCTGGGACATGGGCCCGGTCATCACGATCAACTCCGCGACCCTGGTCAACAAGGGCCTGGAGGTCATCGAGGCGCACCTGCTCTTCGACGTCCCGATGGACCGCATCGAGGTCATGGTGCATCCGCAGTCGGTCATCCACTCGATGGTCGAGTTCACCGACGGCTCCACGCTGGCGCAGGCGAGCCCGCCCGACATGCGGCTGCCGATCGCGCTCGGCATCGACTGGCCCGACCGGGTGCCGGACGCCGCGCCCGGCGTCGACTGGACCAGGGCGCACACCTGGGAGCTGTTCCCCCTGGACGACGAGGCGTTCCCCGCCGTCGCGCTGGCGCGCCGCGCCGGCGAACTGGGCGGGACGGTCCCCGCCGTCTACAACGCCGCCAACGAGGAGTGCGTGGACGCCTTCCGCGCGGAACGCCTCCCGTTCCTCGGGATAGTCGACACTGTCGCGCGGGTAATGGAGGAGCACGGTTCGGGCACCACCGGAGGCCTGACGCTCGACGACGTCCTCGCGGCGGACACCTGGGCGCGGACCCGGGCCAGGGAACTGACCGCAACCGCCTGA
- a CDS encoding M50 family metallopeptidase, whose product MAFFLGAVAFVVALLVSVMLHEGGHLLTAKRFGMKATQYFVGFGPTLWSVRRGETEYGVKAIPLGGFVKIIGYTPLEEIPAADRPRAFYRQPAGRRAVVIVAGVVANFVFAFLLLMVMAMTIGVRESGTVTSTVDEVTACVPASMSSGCGGDRPPSPAARAGLRAGDRVVSFNGTTVSDWAGLTRAIDAAKPGQTVTAVVVRPGAPGPVTLPITLADMDGRPFVGMSAKVVGAGYERTGPLNAAVFAGEGIGRTVAGIGRAAADLPSAVPKLFSPERGSTPGGQVGSVVGATEVSGQIFSAQSSARDKLALYLSLVVSVNIFLGALNVLPLLPLDGGHLAVVAYERARAGVNRIRGRPDPGTVDMTRLMPLTYLAVLLLVGFGVLLILADLLNPLRLPE is encoded by the coding sequence ATGGCCTTCTTCCTCGGCGCGGTGGCGTTCGTGGTGGCACTGCTGGTCTCGGTGATGCTCCATGAGGGCGGGCACCTGCTCACCGCCAAGCGCTTCGGGATGAAGGCCACCCAGTACTTCGTGGGTTTCGGCCCCACCCTGTGGTCCGTCCGCCGGGGCGAGACCGAGTACGGCGTGAAGGCGATCCCGCTGGGCGGCTTCGTCAAGATCATCGGCTACACGCCGCTGGAGGAGATCCCCGCGGCCGACCGCCCGCGCGCGTTCTACCGGCAGCCCGCCGGCCGCCGCGCGGTCGTCATCGTCGCGGGGGTGGTCGCCAACTTCGTGTTCGCGTTCCTGCTGCTCATGGTGATGGCCATGACGATCGGCGTGCGGGAGTCCGGGACGGTGACCAGCACGGTCGACGAGGTCACGGCCTGCGTGCCCGCCTCGATGTCCAGCGGCTGCGGCGGGGACCGGCCGCCGTCCCCCGCCGCCCGGGCGGGGCTGCGCGCGGGCGACCGCGTCGTCTCGTTCAACGGCACCACGGTCTCCGACTGGGCCGGGCTCACCAGGGCGATCGACGCGGCGAAGCCGGGCCAGACGGTGACGGCGGTGGTCGTGCGGCCGGGCGCGCCGGGGCCGGTGACGCTGCCGATCACGCTCGCGGACATGGACGGGCGGCCGTTCGTCGGCATGTCGGCGAAGGTCGTCGGCGCCGGGTACGAGCGGACCGGGCCGCTCAACGCGGCCGTGTTCGCCGGGGAGGGCATCGGCCGCACCGTCGCCGGCATCGGGCGGGCCGCGGCGGACCTGCCCTCCGCCGTCCCGAAGCTGTTCTCGCCCGAGCGGGGGAGCACGCCCGGCGGCCAGGTCGGCAGCGTGGTCGGCGCGACCGAGGTGTCCGGGCAGATCTTCTCCGCCCAGAGCTCCGCCCGCGACAAGCTCGCCCTCTACCTGTCGCTCGTCGTCTCGGTGAACATCTTCCTCGGCGCGCTCAACGTGCTGCCCCTGCTCCCGCTGGACGGCGGACACCTCGCGGTCGTCGCCTACGAGCGGGCGCGGGCCGGCGTCAACCGGATCAGGGGACGGCCGGATCCGGGCACCGTCGACATGACCCGGCTCATGCCCTTGACATACCTGGCCGTCCTGTTGCTGGTGGGATTCGGGGTGCTGCTGATCCTCGCCGACCTGCTCAACCCCCTGCGACTACCGGAATGA
- the ispG gene encoding flavodoxin-dependent (E)-4-hydroxy-3-methylbut-2-enyl-diphosphate synthase, with translation MSVSLGIPSVRGEGDGQGAPGPIAPRRRSRQIMVGAVPVGGDAPVSVQSMTTTLTADVNATLQQIAELTASGCQIVRVAVPSQDDAEALPAIARKSPIPVIADIHFQPKYVFAAIDAGCAAVRVNPGNIKKFDDRIGEIARAAKDAGVPIRIGVNAGSLDKRLLEKHGRATPEALVESALWECSLFEEHDFRDIKISVKHNDPVVMIEAYRKLAAACDYPLHLGVTEAGPAFQGTIKSAVAFGALLAEGIGDTIRVSLSAPPVEEVKVGAAILESLGLRKRGLEIVSCPSCGRAQVDVYSLAEQVTAGLKDFPVPLRVAVMGCVVNGPGEAREADLGVASGNGKGQIFVKGEVVKTVPEAQIVETLIEEAMRIADEMGIEIAEDGTVSGPGAEVVVG, from the coding sequence ATGAGCGTTTCACTGGGTATACCGAGCGTTCGCGGCGAGGGCGACGGGCAGGGGGCGCCGGGTCCGATCGCGCCCCGCCGCAGATCCCGGCAGATCATGGTCGGCGCCGTCCCGGTGGGCGGCGACGCCCCCGTGTCGGTGCAGTCGATGACCACCACCCTCACCGCCGACGTGAACGCCACGCTCCAGCAGATCGCGGAACTGACCGCGTCCGGATGCCAGATCGTCCGCGTCGCCGTGCCGTCGCAGGACGACGCCGAGGCGCTGCCGGCGATCGCGCGCAAGTCGCCGATCCCCGTCATCGCCGACATCCACTTCCAGCCCAAGTACGTCTTCGCGGCGATCGACGCGGGCTGCGCGGCCGTCCGCGTCAACCCGGGCAACATCAAGAAGTTCGACGACCGGATCGGCGAGATCGCGCGCGCCGCCAAGGACGCGGGCGTGCCGATCCGCATCGGGGTGAACGCCGGCTCCCTGGACAAGCGCCTGCTGGAGAAGCACGGCCGGGCCACCCCCGAGGCGCTGGTGGAGTCGGCGCTGTGGGAGTGCTCGCTGTTCGAGGAGCACGACTTCCGCGACATCAAGATCTCGGTCAAGCACAACGACCCGGTCGTGATGATCGAGGCGTACCGGAAGCTGGCGGCGGCCTGCGACTACCCGCTGCACCTCGGTGTCACCGAGGCCGGCCCGGCGTTCCAGGGCACGATCAAGTCGGCCGTCGCGTTCGGCGCGCTGCTGGCGGAGGGCATCGGCGACACGATCCGGGTGTCGCTGTCGGCGCCGCCGGTCGAGGAGGTCAAGGTCGGCGCGGCGATCCTGGAGTCGCTCGGGCTGCGCAAGCGCGGCCTGGAGATCGTCTCCTGTCCCTCCTGCGGCCGTGCGCAGGTGGACGTGTACTCGCTGGCCGAGCAGGTCACCGCCGGGCTGAAGGACTTCCCGGTCCCGCTGCGCGTCGCGGTGATGGGCTGCGTGGTGAACGGGCCCGGCGAGGCCCGCGAGGCCGACCTCGGCGTCGCGTCGGGCAACGGCAAGGGCCAGATCTTCGTCAAGGGGGAGGTCGTCAAGACCGTCCCCGAGGCGCAGATCGTCGAGACCCTGATCGAGGAGGCGATGCGCATCGCCGACGAGATGGGCATCGAGATCGCCGAGGACGGCACGGTCTCCGGACCGGGCGCCGAGGTGGTGGTCGGCTGA
- a CDS encoding alpha/beta hydrolase: protein MKRIVVVAAVAGLGLTGLGATSAQAASPSAGTAGGFNPSAAKWHACPADFVQTVHDLYDALYPVSKIVQCAELSVPMDYAKPQGKKITLQLTRTPHTGSGAAKGDIVVNPGGPGGGGALFGPRVFAQNSAPMREAYNVIGFDPRGVGMSVPALSCDPNYTNAPRPDYGTGDRASVNTWLKLSKGYAEACGKADKTGLLNHIKTIDSVNDVESIRRALGNKKLDYYGASYGTYLGSTYATVYPKNVGKMVLDGNVGPSDAWYEANLNQDIQFDINIDYYFGWVAKYDSVYHLGTTQKQVRSFFYDLRAKLKNKPLYYTDPDSGQTLAVGPDELTDVILNAGYRRSQAVWHGYAAALSAYKAGDTATFAQTYGAPTTGGSDDNGYAVYLGVQCTDVQWPLSWNKWQRDNERIDKKHPFETWANAWYNAPCLYWPAKAGKPVNIGHTRDLPRNILMFQSTADAATPYAGALEMHRRLKGSRLVVQDGDRTHCIVHRGSAQVDAYFDAYFLRGERPEQSTVHVPQLGDPTPPSTATARTLSGSQKAAQLKADVIR from the coding sequence GTGAAGAGGATCGTTGTCGTGGCCGCGGTGGCCGGGCTCGGTCTCACCGGTCTCGGCGCCACAAGCGCACAGGCCGCGAGCCCCTCCGCCGGAACGGCCGGAGGATTCAACCCCTCGGCGGCCAAGTGGCACGCCTGCCCCGCGGACTTCGTCCAGACGGTGCACGACCTGTACGACGCGCTGTACCCGGTCTCCAAGATCGTCCAGTGTGCCGAGCTGTCGGTGCCGATGGACTACGCCAAGCCGCAGGGCAAGAAGATCACGCTCCAGCTCACCAGGACGCCGCACACCGGCTCCGGTGCGGCCAAGGGCGACATCGTGGTCAACCCCGGTGGACCGGGCGGCGGCGGCGCGCTGTTCGGGCCGCGGGTGTTCGCGCAGAACTCCGCCCCGATGCGCGAGGCGTACAACGTCATCGGCTTCGACCCGCGCGGCGTCGGCATGAGCGTCCCGGCCCTGAGCTGCGACCCGAACTACACCAACGCCCCGCGCCCCGACTACGGCACCGGTGACCGCGCGTCGGTCAACACGTGGCTGAAGCTGTCCAAGGGCTACGCCGAGGCGTGCGGCAAGGCCGACAAGACCGGGCTGCTCAACCACATCAAGACGATCGACTCGGTCAACGACGTCGAGTCGATCCGGCGGGCGCTCGGCAACAAGAAGCTCGACTACTACGGCGCCTCCTACGGCACCTACCTCGGTTCCACCTACGCCACCGTCTACCCCAAGAACGTCGGGAAGATGGTGCTGGACGGCAACGTCGGTCCCTCCGACGCCTGGTACGAGGCCAACCTCAACCAGGACATCCAGTTCGACATCAACATCGACTACTACTTCGGCTGGGTCGCCAAGTACGACTCGGTGTACCACCTCGGCACCACGCAGAAGCAGGTCCGGAGCTTCTTCTACGACCTGCGCGCGAAGCTCAAGAACAAGCCGCTCTACTACACCGACCCCGACAGCGGGCAGACGCTCGCCGTCGGGCCGGACGAACTGACCGACGTGATCCTGAACGCCGGGTACCGGCGCAGCCAGGCCGTCTGGCACGGGTACGCGGCCGCGCTGTCGGCGTACAAGGCGGGCGACACCGCCACGTTCGCGCAGACCTACGGCGCGCCGACGACCGGCGGCTCCGACGACAACGGGTACGCCGTCTACCTCGGCGTGCAGTGCACCGACGTCCAGTGGCCGCTGAGCTGGAACAAGTGGCAGCGCGACAACGAGCGGATCGACAAGAAGCACCCGTTCGAGACCTGGGCCAACGCCTGGTACAACGCCCCGTGCCTGTACTGGCCCGCCAAGGCCGGCAAGCCGGTGAACATCGGCCACACCCGTGACCTGCCGCGCAACATCCTCATGTTCCAGTCGACCGCGGACGCGGCCACGCCGTACGCGGGCGCGCTGGAGATGCACCGCAGGCTCAAGGGCTCGCGCCTGGTCGTCCAGGACGGCGACCGTACGCACTGCATCGTGCACCGCGGCTCCGCCCAGGTGGACGCCTACTTCGACGCCTACTTCCTGCGGGGAGAGCGTCCGGAGCAGAGCACCGTCCACGTCCCGCAGCTCGGTGACCCGACGCCGCCGTCGACGGCGACCGCCAGGACGCTGAGCGGCTCGCAGAAGGCCGCGCAGCTCAAGGCCGACGTCATCCGCTGA
- a CDS encoding alpha/beta hydrolase has translation MKRIVLVATAAVVAAGGAGYAVSANADTGGSGAATVAAKGIDWGACEVSGPSDPMNKAQCAQVEVPLDYGRPNGRKISIAVSRFRHTDEKNYQGTLFVNPGGPGGTGIEYAPALARWIGGTGHADVAAKYDIIGFDPRGVGSSKPALSCDPNFSDPIRPDYVPSSAKEEKAWIAKSKKYAQDCAKKFGWLLPHMRTTDAARDVDAIRAALGQDKISWYGFSYGTYFGATYATLFPKRVKRMVLDGNVNPKTVWYDAQLEQDKAFEHNMKAWWAWIAKYDSLYHLGKSEKAVEAKYYAVRAAAKKAPIGGKMGPDELDDTVLSAGYNTGYYIPFAQALSAWANDKDASGLLDWMSPGGDDNGFAVYNAVQAADARWPRNWSKWHYDAAKLYRQGYRFNTWSNVWFNAPVAFWPFQGGPEFKLKGAKGLAGMLLVQSTQDAATPVAGGLEMHKVFPSSRLVFEVGGKTHANTLNGNTCLDDKVAAYLDTGALPQSHRGPDAYCKAVPELNDPDPTAVTAKAARASAGKDLPVGRP, from the coding sequence GTGAAAAGGATCGTTCTCGTCGCGACCGCTGCGGTCGTGGCGGCGGGGGGCGCAGGGTACGCCGTCTCCGCGAACGCGGACACCGGGGGCTCCGGTGCCGCCACGGTCGCGGCCAAGGGCATCGACTGGGGCGCGTGCGAGGTCAGCGGCCCCAGTGACCCGATGAACAAGGCGCAGTGCGCCCAGGTCGAGGTGCCGCTCGACTACGGCCGGCCCAACGGCCGCAAGATCTCCATCGCGGTGTCGCGCTTCCGGCACACCGACGAGAAGAACTACCAGGGCACCCTGTTCGTGAACCCGGGCGGCCCGGGCGGCACCGGCATCGAGTACGCGCCCGCCCTCGCCCGCTGGATCGGCGGCACCGGGCACGCCGACGTCGCCGCCAAGTACGACATCATCGGCTTCGACCCGCGCGGGGTCGGCTCCAGCAAGCCCGCGCTGAGCTGCGACCCGAACTTCTCCGACCCGATCCGGCCGGACTACGTCCCCTCCTCCGCCAAGGAGGAGAAGGCCTGGATCGCCAAGTCGAAGAAGTACGCGCAGGACTGCGCGAAGAAGTTCGGCTGGCTGCTGCCGCACATGCGCACCACCGACGCCGCGCGCGACGTCGACGCGATCCGCGCCGCGCTCGGCCAGGACAAGATCAGCTGGTACGGGTTCTCGTACGGCACCTACTTCGGCGCCACCTACGCCACGCTCTTCCCCAAGCGCGTGAAGCGGATGGTGCTGGACGGCAACGTCAACCCGAAGACGGTCTGGTACGACGCCCAGCTGGAGCAGGACAAGGCCTTCGAGCACAACATGAAGGCCTGGTGGGCCTGGATCGCCAAGTACGACTCGCTCTACCACCTCGGCAAGAGCGAGAAGGCCGTCGAGGCCAAGTACTACGCCGTCCGCGCCGCCGCGAAGAAGGCGCCGATCGGCGGCAAGATGGGGCCGGACGAGCTGGACGACACGGTGCTGTCCGCCGGCTACAACACCGGCTACTACATCCCCTTCGCGCAGGCGCTCTCGGCTTGGGCCAACGACAAGGACGCCTCCGGGCTCCTCGACTGGATGAGCCCCGGCGGCGACGACAACGGCTTCGCCGTCTACAACGCCGTCCAGGCCGCCGACGCCCGCTGGCCGCGCAACTGGAGCAAGTGGCACTACGACGCCGCGAAGCTCTACCGGCAGGGCTACAGGTTCAACACCTGGAGCAACGTCTGGTTCAACGCCCCGGTCGCCTTCTGGCCGTTCCAGGGCGGGCCGGAGTTCAAGCTGAAGGGCGCCAAGGGCCTGGCGGGCATGCTGCTCGTGCAGTCCACCCAGGACGCGGCGACCCCGGTCGCGGGCGGCCTGGAGATGCACAAGGTCTTCCCGTCCTCGCGCCTGGTGTTCGAGGTCGGCGGCAAGACCCACGCCAACACGCTCAACGGCAACACGTGCCTGGACGACAAGGTCGCGGCGTACCTCGACACCGGGGCGCTGCCGCAGAGCCACCGCGGCCCGGACGCCTACTGCAAGGCCGTCCCGGAGCTGAACGACCCCGACCCGACGGCCGTGACCGCGAAGGCCGCGCGCGCCTCCGCGGGCAAGGACCTCCCGGTCGGGCGCCCGTGA
- a CDS encoding alpha/beta hydrolase gives MLNDAGKRAAAGTAAAAVTLAVAGAALGTPAGAAPAPRPEPRPAGLAWKSCPAKDPVEGTRLKGLQCASLRVPLDYADPAGRQITLELTRARHTASRSKGAVLLNRGGPGAHGRDLSGFFAGSLPKRVAASYDWIGFDPRGVGASRPELICDPGYQSPGRARPDAVPASAAEEEAWKARARHYAGDCARRYGAVLPHMGTADSARDMDAVRAALGQQKISFFGYSYGTYLGAVYATMYPQRVGRMVLDSVVRPSGVWYDDNLDQNVAFEKRIHAYFAWIARHHKTYRLGDSGRKVAAAYTRVRGALKAKPIDGRVGPSELDEAFLADGYGDYNWAAHARALSAYAVRHDPGPLRKVWQPPSRLDQNNYTVYNAVQCRDAAWPRDWRRWHADSERLYRRGYRFETWSNTWYNAPCAFWGVPGGPPPRVGGGSALPPILMVQATEDAATPYPGALEMHRRFPTSRLLVQADGRNHGVSLSGDRCVDGAVAAYLGGGRLPASRPGPDQKCAAGPEPVVAKAGRAEQAAAHR, from the coding sequence GTGCTGAACGACGCTGGAAAGAGGGCCGCCGCCGGGACGGCGGCCGCCGCGGTCACGCTCGCCGTCGCCGGGGCCGCACTGGGGACGCCCGCGGGCGCCGCCCCCGCCCCCCGCCCCGAACCGAGGCCCGCCGGCCTCGCGTGGAAGTCCTGCCCCGCCAAGGATCCGGTGGAGGGCACCCGGCTCAAGGGCCTGCAGTGTGCGTCCCTCCGGGTGCCGCTCGACTACGCCGACCCGGCGGGCAGGCAGATCACCCTCGAACTGACCCGCGCCCGGCACACCGCGTCCAGGTCCAAGGGCGCGGTGCTGCTCAATCGGGGCGGGCCCGGCGCGCACGGGCGCGACCTGTCCGGCTTCTTCGCGGGGTCGCTGCCGAAGCGGGTCGCCGCGTCCTACGACTGGATCGGCTTCGACCCGCGCGGCGTCGGCGCCAGCAGGCCCGAGCTGATCTGCGACCCCGGCTACCAGAGTCCCGGCCGCGCCCGCCCCGACGCCGTCCCCGCGAGCGCGGCGGAGGAGGAGGCGTGGAAGGCCAGGGCACGGCATTACGCCGGCGACTGCGCCCGCCGGTACGGGGCGGTCCTCCCGCACATGGGCACCGCCGACTCGGCCCGCGACATGGACGCCGTCCGCGCCGCCCTCGGCCAGCAGAAGATCAGCTTCTTCGGGTACTCGTACGGGACGTACCTCGGCGCGGTGTACGCCACGATGTACCCGCAGCGGGTCGGCCGCATGGTGCTCGACAGCGTCGTCCGGCCGAGCGGGGTCTGGTACGACGACAACCTCGACCAGAACGTCGCCTTCGAGAAGCGCATCCACGCGTACTTCGCCTGGATCGCCCGCCACCACAAGACCTACCGACTCGGCGACTCCGGCCGGAAGGTGGCCGCCGCCTACACCAGAGTGCGCGGGGCGCTCAAGGCCAAGCCGATCGACGGGCGGGTCGGGCCCTCCGAACTCGACGAGGCGTTCCTTGCCGACGGGTACGGCGACTACAACTGGGCCGCGCACGCGAGGGCCCTGTCGGCCTACGCCGTCCGGCACGACCCGGGGCCGCTGCGCAAGGTGTGGCAGCCGCCGTCACGGCTCGACCAGAACAACTACACGGTCTACAACGCCGTCCAGTGCCGGGACGCCGCCTGGCCGCGCGACTGGCGACGCTGGCACGCCGACAGCGAGCGCCTCTACCGCCGCGGTTACCGTTTCGAGACCTGGAGCAACACCTGGTACAACGCGCCCTGCGCCTTCTGGGGAGTGCCGGGCGGCCCGCCGCCGCGGGTGGGGGGCGGCTCCGCGCTGCCCCCGATCCTGATGGTGCAGGCCACCGAGGACGCCGCGACCCCGTATCCGGGTGCGCTGGAGATGCACCGCCGGTTCCCGACGTCCAGGCTGCTCGTCCAGGCCGACGGGCGCAACCACGGCGTCTCGCTGTCCGGCGACAGGTGCGTCGACGGGGCCGTCGCCGCCTACCTCGGCGGTGGGCGGCTGCCCGCGAGCCGGCCGGGACCGGACCAGAAGTGCGCGGCCGGGCCCGAACCGGTCGTGGCCAAGGCGGGCAGAGCGGAGCAGGCGGCCGCGCACCGGTGA
- a CDS encoding GNAT family N-acetyltransferase, translating into MLGSMPVRVLDDRYRAEALAILDADPVSNVFVSSRVHAAGLDPRRLGAQMWGYLREGRLVALCYSGANLIPVAAGPEAVRAFAERAQAQGRRCSSIVGPVGAVGELWEILAPYWGPPRAVRAAQPVMATSSVPDVPADPGVRRVRMEDFDIVYPACVAMFTEEVGVSPNAGDGGVLYRARVAELIRDGRAFARIEDGRVMFKAEVGAVTPRACQVQGVWVPPDLRGQGRSETGMSAVVREALHGIAPTVSLYVNDYNTRARAAYRRVGFTELGSFMSILF; encoded by the coding sequence ATGCTGGGCTCGATGCCGGTGCGCGTGCTGGACGACCGGTACCGTGCGGAGGCCCTCGCGATCCTGGACGCCGACCCGGTGTCCAACGTGTTCGTGAGTTCCCGCGTGCACGCCGCGGGGCTCGATCCGCGCCGCCTCGGCGCCCAGATGTGGGGCTACCTGCGTGAGGGCAGGCTCGTCGCGCTGTGCTACTCGGGCGCCAACCTCATCCCGGTCGCGGCCGGGCCGGAGGCCGTCCGGGCGTTCGCGGAGCGGGCCCAGGCGCAGGGACGGCGCTGCTCGTCCATCGTCGGGCCCGTCGGCGCCGTGGGGGAGTTGTGGGAGATCCTCGCGCCGTACTGGGGGCCGCCCCGGGCCGTCCGCGCCGCCCAGCCGGTGATGGCGACCTCCAGCGTCCCCGACGTGCCCGCCGACCCCGGCGTGCGCCGGGTCCGGATGGAGGACTTCGACATCGTCTACCCGGCCTGCGTGGCAATGTTCACCGAAGAGGTCGGGGTGTCGCCCAACGCCGGCGACGGAGGCGTGCTCTACCGGGCCCGCGTCGCCGAACTGATCCGCGACGGCCGCGCCTTCGCCCGGATCGAGGACGGCCGCGTCATGTTCAAGGCCGAGGTCGGCGCCGTCACCCCGCGGGCCTGCCAGGTGCAGGGCGTGTGGGTGCCCCCCGATCTGCGGGGGCAGGGCCGGTCGGAGACGGGGATGTCCGCGGTGGTGCGGGAGGCGCTGCACGGCATCGCGCCGACCGTCTCGCTGTACGTCAACGACTACAACACCCGGGCGCGGGCGGCGTACCGCCGGGTCGGGTTCACCGAACTGGGCTCCTTCATGTCAATTCTGTTCTGA